A single region of the Terriglobales bacterium genome encodes:
- the ruvA gene encoding Holliday junction branch migration protein RuvA, translated as MIAHLRGKLIAKHPNQAIVETGGVGYDVTITVPTFSDLPASGHDVALYIHTHVREDAIALFGFLRAEEKQLFEKLISVSGIGPKLAITILSGMPTADMVSAIRGNDVARLTRIPGIGKKTAERMVLELRDKLEGFGAAPAVATATPAEEDVLSALVNLGYQRAAAERAVAAAARGDNDRSFDTLFRDALAGLSK; from the coding sequence ATGATTGCCCACCTACGCGGCAAGTTGATCGCCAAGCACCCCAACCAGGCGATCGTCGAAACCGGCGGCGTCGGCTACGACGTCACCATCACGGTGCCGACCTTTTCCGACCTGCCCGCCTCCGGTCACGATGTCGCGTTGTACATCCATACCCATGTGCGCGAGGATGCGATTGCGCTGTTCGGCTTTCTGCGAGCGGAAGAGAAGCAGCTGTTCGAGAAACTGATTTCCGTCAGCGGCATCGGGCCCAAGCTGGCCATCACCATCCTGAGCGGCATGCCCACAGCGGACATGGTGAGCGCCATCCGCGGTAACGATGTCGCGCGGCTCACGCGCATTCCCGGCATCGGCAAAAAAACCGCGGAGCGCATGGTGCTGGAACTCCGCGACAAGCTGGAAGGCTTTGGCGCGGCGCCGGCGGTCGCAACCGCCACCCCCGCCGAAGAAGATGTGCTGTCGGCGCTGGTGAACCTGGGATACCAGCGCGCGGCAGCCGAACGCGCGGTCGCGGCGGCCGCACGCGGCGATAACGATCGGAGCTTCGACACGCTGTTTCGAGATGCGCTGGCGGGCTTATCGAAATAA
- a CDS encoding protein kinase, producing the protein MEGQVVSHYRILSRLGSGGMGIVYAAEDTVLGRQVALKFLPRDTEADPHALERLRREARAASALNHESICTIYEVGDHDGRHFISMELLDGTTLDARLRSGPLPVGDVLEMGIQIADALDAAHQLGIVHRDIKPANIFVTKRGRVKVLDFGLATVHVDRHAAQTVTASAPDPRLTSPGTAVGTVAYMSPEQARGEDLDPRSDLFSFGTLLYEMSTGVLPFDGKTTAVMFAAILDKTPAPASSVNPAVPARLEEILEKSLEKERDLRYQTAAELRGDLKRLRRDTESGRTAAAQRSSKSIPAAVATKKKLWPIAAIAAGLIIVAALGAYFYSARTRPNVVTPQNLTITRLTDNGHVHDAAISPDGKWLAMMRHDAHTAALWVKQVATGAETRVVEPQEGDFSDLAFSPDGNYLYYAFRAEGKAQESVYVIPSLGGAPRVVISNTSTGVALSPDGRQVAFLREVGGRDRVLIADVNDNGEKVVAEYPHLYKVPPSWSADGKTLLLTVDLFTEKGLGALLLQPVAGGRAREIAQHGQVPAAQWLPDGTGIVWLEKSPETQGRSQIYFRAETSGPPVRLTNDLNDYGDVLSVVHDGKGIVAVQTEATTTVYAGDIASLAGFDQLQPVTGASSERDVADWTPEGKIVVQDDSGHLALLDPDGSGIVRLPTQDYSVAASVCGDGKSFLYSRLTHNALHVARAPIGGGRETDLTSGRMDYQPVCSPDGAWALYLTHDSGAWKLMRVSTSGGNSVVVGENGPWYPSISGDGKYIGCRAGNDEDHPKYVVMNAEGGAPVHEFDAPPGARLFQLARDTSGFYYSRRNGDVDNLWYQAMAGTPPRQVTHFTSDHIYAFAFSRDGKRLALTRGNDKQDAVMLSNFR; encoded by the coding sequence ATGGAAGGACAAGTCGTTTCACACTACCGCATCCTGTCGCGCCTGGGCAGCGGCGGCATGGGCATCGTTTATGCGGCGGAAGACACTGTCCTCGGCCGCCAGGTGGCGCTTAAGTTCCTTCCTCGGGACACGGAGGCTGACCCGCACGCGCTGGAGAGGCTACGCCGCGAGGCGCGCGCCGCCTCGGCGCTCAATCACGAATCCATTTGCACGATTTATGAAGTCGGCGACCACGACGGCCGCCACTTCATCTCCATGGAGCTGCTGGATGGCACGACGTTGGACGCGCGCCTGCGTTCCGGCCCGCTGCCCGTGGGCGATGTGCTCGAGATGGGCATCCAGATTGCCGATGCGCTGGACGCCGCACACCAGCTCGGCATCGTTCATCGCGACATCAAGCCGGCCAACATTTTTGTGACCAAGCGGGGACGGGTGAAGGTGCTGGATTTCGGGCTGGCAACCGTGCACGTGGATCGCCATGCCGCGCAGACCGTCACCGCCTCCGCACCGGACCCGCGCCTGACCAGCCCCGGCACGGCGGTCGGCACCGTCGCCTACATGTCGCCGGAACAGGCGCGCGGAGAGGACCTGGATCCGCGGTCGGACTTGTTTTCCTTTGGCACCCTGCTGTACGAGATGTCCACCGGCGTCCTTCCCTTCGACGGCAAAACCACGGCCGTGATGTTTGCCGCCATATTGGACAAGACGCCGGCGCCGGCGTCCTCGGTGAATCCGGCTGTGCCGGCCCGGCTGGAGGAGATCCTGGAAAAATCGCTGGAGAAGGAGCGCGATCTCCGCTACCAGACCGCGGCCGAACTGCGGGGTGACCTGAAGCGCTTGAGGCGCGACACGGAGTCGGGTCGCACGGCGGCGGCGCAGCGCAGCAGCAAGTCAATTCCGGCCGCGGTGGCGACGAAGAAGAAATTATGGCCGATCGCGGCCATCGCGGCGGGCCTGATCATTGTCGCGGCACTTGGGGCATATTTTTATTCCGCGCGCACCAGGCCGAATGTGGTTACGCCACAGAACTTGACGATTACGCGGTTGACTGACAACGGTCACGTGCATGATGCCGCTATTTCGCCGGACGGAAAGTGGCTGGCCATGATGCGCCATGACGCCCACACCGCCGCTCTCTGGGTGAAGCAGGTCGCCACCGGCGCCGAGACGCGCGTCGTTGAACCGCAGGAGGGCGACTTTTCCGATCTTGCCTTTAGTCCCGACGGTAACTACCTCTACTACGCGTTTCGCGCCGAGGGGAAGGCGCAGGAATCGGTATACGTGATTCCGTCACTCGGGGGTGCGCCGCGCGTGGTGATCAGCAACACCTCAACCGGTGTTGCTCTCTCGCCCGACGGCCGGCAGGTTGCCTTCCTGCGCGAAGTGGGCGGGCGCGACCGGGTTCTAATCGCCGACGTCAATGACAATGGCGAGAAAGTCGTCGCCGAGTACCCGCATCTTTACAAGGTGCCGCCCTCCTGGTCAGCGGATGGCAAAACCCTGCTGCTGACCGTCGACCTGTTTACCGAAAAGGGCTTGGGGGCGTTGCTGCTGCAGCCGGTTGCTGGTGGACGCGCGCGGGAAATCGCGCAGCATGGACAGGTTCCGGCAGCGCAGTGGCTGCCCGACGGAACCGGGATAGTGTGGCTGGAAAAATCGCCGGAGACGCAGGGCCGCTCGCAAATTTATTTTCGCGCCGAAACTTCCGGCCCGCCCGTTCGCCTGACCAATGACCTCAACGATTATGGCGACGTGCTCAGCGTCGTCCACGACGGGAAAGGAATTGTGGCAGTGCAAACCGAGGCGACCACGACCGTGTACGCCGGCGATATCGCCAGCCTTGCCGGTTTCGACCAGCTGCAGCCGGTGACGGGCGCATCATCGGAGCGGGACGTGGCCGACTGGACCCCCGAGGGCAAGATCGTGGTTCAGGATGATTCCGGACATTTGGCGCTGCTCGACCCGGATGGGTCCGGCATTGTCCGCCTGCCGACCCAGGATTACAGTGTCGCCGCCAGCGTTTGCGGCGATGGCAAGTCATTCCTCTACTCGCGCCTGACGCACAATGCCCTGCACGTTGCGCGCGCTCCGATTGGGGGCGGACGCGAAACCGATCTGACCTCTGGCCGCATGGACTATCAACCGGTCTGCTCTCCCGACGGCGCCTGGGCGTTGTATTTGACCCACGATAGCGGCGCCTGGAAGTTGATGCGGGTTTCCACCTCCGGCGGCAACAGTGTTGTGGTCGGCGAAAACGGGCCCTGGTATCCGAGCATCTCCGGCGATGGCAAGTACATCGGATGCCGGGCGGGCAATGACGAAGACCATCCCAAATACGTGGTGATGAACGCCGAAGGGGGCGCGCCGGTGCACGAGTTCGACGCGCCTCCCGGCGCCCGTCTTTTTCAGCTTGCCCGCGACACCTCCGGCTTCTATTACTCCCGGCGCAATGGCGACGTCGACAATCTGTGGTATCAAGCGATGGCGGGAACTCCGCCGCGGCAGGTGACTCACTTCACCAGCGACCACATTTACGCCTTTGCATTTTCGCGCGACGGCAAGCGCCTGGCGCTGACTCGCGGCAACGACAAACAGGATGCCGTCATGCTCAGCAACTTCCGTTGA
- the pnuC gene encoding nicotinamide riboside transporter PnuC, with amino-acid sequence MALSPIEVLGFVTGVGCVWLAARENVWNWPVAIVNAVSYIIVFFGAKLYADCGLQLVYVAISVYGWWSWLHGGRNRSELPVSRVRSNHIPALALATVASTAVLMFLLRRFTDSTVPFWDSLTTAISLTAQYMLARKIIENWWLWMAADVIYVALYLYKSLYLTAVLYVIFFAICVAGLVRWQKLLIARLQHEKQPAIQEGLLHP; translated from the coding sequence ATGGCCCTGTCCCCGATCGAGGTCCTGGGTTTTGTGACCGGCGTGGGCTGCGTCTGGCTGGCGGCGCGCGAGAACGTCTGGAACTGGCCGGTGGCGATCGTCAACGCCGTCAGCTACATCATCGTCTTCTTCGGCGCCAAGCTCTATGCCGACTGCGGCCTGCAACTGGTGTACGTCGCCATTTCCGTCTACGGCTGGTGGAGCTGGCTGCACGGCGGGCGCAACCGCTCCGAGTTGCCGGTCAGCCGGGTTCGATCGAACCATATTCCCGCGCTGGCGCTGGCGACCGTAGCGTCCACGGCTGTACTGATGTTCCTGCTGCGCCGCTTTACCGACAGCACCGTGCCCTTCTGGGATTCGCTGACCACCGCCATCAGCCTGACCGCGCAATATATGCTGGCGCGCAAGATCATCGAGAACTGGTGGCTGTGGATGGCCGCCGACGTCATCTACGTCGCGCTCTACCTCTACAAGTCGCTCTATCTCACCGCCGTGCTGTACGTGATCTTCTTCGCCATCTGTGTTGCCGGCCTGGTGCGTTGGCAGAAACTTCTGATTGCGCGTCTCCAGCACGAAAAACAGCCTGCGATCCAGGAAGGCTTATTGCATCCGTGA
- a CDS encoding sulfite exporter TauE/SafE family protein, whose product MTVLVFTILVAMGSFLAGFLGALTGLGGGVVLVPLLALFFKVDIHYAMGASLVSVIATSSGAAAAYVREGYSNIRIGMFLEIATTLGAIVGALLVQRVSTAAIGVIFGLMLLYSAFQSAREKRDHLATSSDRCARLLSMNGNYPVADGRQEYAVTNVPAGFGLMFGAGTLSGLLGIGSGAVKVLAMDQAMRMPFKVSTTTSNFMIGVTAAASAGVYLRHGYIDPALAMPVMLGVLAGSLVGTRVLMRAKVRLLRYVFAAVIVALGIEMIFNGVTGRL is encoded by the coding sequence ATGACTGTTCTCGTCTTCACCATCCTGGTCGCCATGGGCTCCTTCCTCGCCGGGTTTCTCGGGGCGCTGACCGGCCTGGGCGGCGGTGTCGTCCTGGTGCCGCTGCTGGCGCTGTTCTTCAAGGTGGATATCCACTACGCGATGGGCGCATCGCTGGTATCGGTAATCGCGACCTCCTCCGGCGCGGCGGCCGCCTACGTGCGCGAGGGATATTCGAACATTCGCATCGGCATGTTCCTGGAGATCGCTACCACGCTGGGCGCGATCGTTGGCGCGCTGCTGGTGCAGCGGGTCTCGACCGCCGCCATCGGCGTCATCTTCGGGCTCATGCTGCTGTACTCGGCGTTTCAGTCGGCGCGGGAGAAACGCGACCACCTGGCGACATCTTCCGATCGTTGTGCGCGCCTGCTCAGCATGAACGGCAACTATCCGGTTGCGGACGGCCGGCAGGAGTACGCGGTCACCAATGTCCCCGCCGGGTTCGGCCTGATGTTCGGCGCCGGGACGCTCTCCGGGTTGCTCGGCATCGGTTCCGGCGCGGTCAAGGTGCTCGCCATGGACCAGGCGATGCGCATGCCGTTCAAGGTTTCCACCACCACCAGCAATTTCATGATCGGCGTCACTGCTGCCGCCAGCGCGGGTGTATATCTGCGGCACGGCTACATCGATCCCGCGCTGGCCATGCCGGTGATGCTCGGTGTGCTCGCCGGATCGCTCGTCGGGACCAGGGTGCTGATGCGGGCCAAGGTACGGCTGCTGCGCTATGTGTTTGCCGCCGTCATCGTCGCCTTGGGAATTGAGATGATCTTCAACGGCGTCACCGGGAGGCTGTAA
- a CDS encoding DUF1634 domain-containing protein, whose product MAAETDTNTGAWSDARLEIIIGNLLRIGVAASAAVVLAGGVLYLLKYGGEKADYRTFLGEPENLRSLSGIVRSAAAGHPAGIIQAGLLLLIATPIARVIFSAFGFLQERDYRYVLITLIVLAVLLYSILKPA is encoded by the coding sequence ATGGCGGCGGAGACGGATACCAACACCGGCGCTTGGAGCGATGCACGGCTGGAGATCATCATTGGCAACCTGCTGCGCATAGGGGTGGCCGCGTCGGCGGCGGTTGTGCTCGCTGGCGGGGTTCTGTACTTGTTGAAGTACGGTGGCGAGAAGGCGGATTACCGCACCTTCCTTGGCGAACCGGAGAACCTGCGCAGTCTGTCGGGGATTGTGCGCTCTGCCGCAGCCGGACATCCGGCGGGCATCATTCAGGCCGGGCTGCTGCTGCTGATCGCCACGCCGATCGCGCGCGTGATTTTTTCCGCGTTCGGATTTTTGCAGGAGCGCGATTACCGCTACGTGCTTATCACTCTGATCGTGCTGGCCGTGCTGTTGTACAGCATCCTGAAGCCTGCATGA
- a CDS encoding putative sulfate exporter family transporter: MNPSFAKVLFIAGLVFALSPWASPPLALTLGLLIGLTSGNPFREQTRAWTTRLLQASVVGLGFGMNLQQILKAGRSGFVYTAIGISFAMLVGISLAHLLKVRPTAGFLIATGTAICGGSAIAAVGPVVAADEEEMSVALGTVFILNSIALLIFPAIGASLHLTQSQFGLWAALAIHDTSSVVGAGAKYGVVALAVATTVKLARALWIVPITLGAAAVKRRMDDRRAPDNAVSIPTKVPWPWFILLFVLAAVANSFVPGGAPAFHALARLGIVGLTVTLYLIGSGVSRATLKQVGARPLIQGVLLWMIVAVVSVAAIRAGWVAL, translated from the coding sequence ATGAATCCCAGTTTCGCCAAGGTTCTGTTCATCGCCGGGCTTGTTTTTGCCCTCAGCCCATGGGCCTCGCCGCCGCTGGCGCTCACTCTCGGTCTGCTCATCGGTCTCACCTCCGGTAATCCCTTTCGCGAGCAAACCCGGGCGTGGACCACTCGCCTTTTGCAGGCGTCTGTAGTCGGCCTCGGTTTCGGCATGAACCTGCAGCAGATCCTGAAGGCCGGCCGCTCCGGGTTCGTCTATACCGCCATCGGCATCAGCTTTGCCATGCTGGTCGGCATCAGCCTGGCGCATTTGCTGAAAGTGCGTCCCACGGCCGGTTTCCTGATTGCGACGGGCACGGCGATCTGCGGCGGCAGCGCCATTGCCGCGGTCGGGCCGGTGGTGGCTGCCGACGAGGAGGAAATGTCGGTTGCGCTGGGCACCGTCTTCATCCTGAATTCGATTGCCCTGCTGATTTTTCCCGCGATCGGAGCTTCGCTGCACCTGACCCAGTCGCAATTCGGGCTGTGGGCTGCGCTGGCGATTCACGACACCAGTTCCGTGGTCGGCGCCGGAGCCAAGTACGGCGTGGTCGCGCTTGCCGTTGCCACCACCGTCAAGCTGGCGCGCGCTCTCTGGATTGTGCCCATCACCCTCGGCGCCGCCGCGGTCAAGCGGCGGATGGATGATCGGCGAGCACCGGACAACGCGGTCTCCATCCCGACCAAAGTGCCGTGGCCCTGGTTCATCCTGCTCTTCGTCCTGGCGGCGGTGGCGAACTCATTTGTACCCGGCGGCGCGCCCGCTTTCCACGCGCTGGCGCGGCTTGGCATTGTCGGACTTACGGTGACACTCTACCTGATCGGCAGCGGCGTCTCGCGCGCCACCCTCAAGCAGGTCGGCGCCCGTCCCCTGATTCAGGGCGTATTGCTATGGATGATTGTGGCGGTGGTTTCGGTGGCGGCGATTCGCGCCGGTTGGGTGGCCTTGTAA
- a CDS encoding DinB family protein, protein MKKVLCLALVLLCAAVVLAQQSNSNPVSDSVRSMIDRQAKNMTAAAEEMPADKYSYKPTPQQMSFAELVEHIAKGNQFYCSKLTTQAPPAMTVSEKDSKEKLVTAMKDSFTYCDTALKGVKDSQLGEEVSLFGGHKGPKAAALLGLTNGWADHYGMASMYLRLNGLLPPTAKKTETASKE, encoded by the coding sequence ATGAAAAAAGTTCTGTGTCTCGCGCTAGTGCTGCTGTGCGCGGCCGTGGTGCTGGCGCAGCAGTCGAATTCCAATCCGGTCAGCGACAGCGTGCGCTCGATGATCGACCGGCAGGCCAAGAACATGACGGCAGCGGCCGAGGAGATGCCGGCGGACAAGTACTCTTACAAGCCGACACCGCAGCAGATGAGCTTTGCCGAGCTGGTGGAGCACATCGCCAAGGGTAACCAATTCTACTGCTCCAAGCTGACGACGCAGGCGCCACCCGCGATGACGGTCAGCGAGAAAGACTCGAAGGAAAAGCTGGTCACAGCGATGAAGGACTCGTTCACTTATTGCGATACCGCGCTCAAGGGCGTGAAAGACTCGCAGTTGGGTGAGGAAGTCAGCTTGTTTGGCGGACACAAGGGGCCCAAGGCGGCGGCGCTGCTGGGTCTGACCAACGGATGGGCCGACCACTACGGGATGGCGTCCATGTACCTGCGCCTGAACGGCCTGCTTCCGCCGACAGCAAAGAAGACCGAAACCGCGTCGAAGGAGTAG
- a CDS encoding radical SAM protein — protein sequence MPTAAVRFRRRLNAIHRRSREWKMIAKALVSTRHPVLAHIIPMRRCNLSCAYCNEYDATSKPVALDTIYQRIDKLASLGTTIITISGGEPLLHPELDDVIRRIRMHGMIAGLITNGYLLTAERIQRLNRAGLEHLQISIDNVNPDEVSKKSLKVLDKKLQLLAEYAEFHVNINSVVGGGIKNPQDALVVGQRAVQLGFTSTVGIIHNGDGQLQPLDPVERAVYHEMKKLEKGSYSRINGFQDNIANGRPNQWRCRAGGRYLYICEDGLVHYCSQQRGYPAKPLMQYTLADVRREYYTEKSCAPHCTVSCVHQVSYLDYFRAPQKITAIPPSPNEAPDLVQIQSD from the coding sequence ATGCCGACTGCCGCTGTACGATTCCGGCGCAGGCTGAACGCGATTCATCGCCGCTCGCGGGAGTGGAAGATGATCGCGAAGGCGCTGGTGTCGACGCGCCATCCCGTGCTGGCGCACATTATCCCGATGCGGCGCTGCAATCTCTCCTGCGCCTACTGCAACGAGTACGACGCGACCTCCAAGCCGGTGGCCCTCGATACGATTTACCAGCGTATTGACAAGCTCGCTTCGCTGGGCACGACCATCATCACCATCAGCGGCGGCGAACCGCTACTGCACCCGGAACTGGACGACGTCATCCGGCGCATCCGCATGCACGGGATGATCGCCGGGCTGATCACCAACGGATATTTGTTGACGGCGGAGCGCATCCAGCGCCTGAACCGCGCCGGTCTGGAGCACCTGCAGATTTCCATCGACAACGTCAATCCCGACGAGGTCTCGAAGAAGAGCCTGAAAGTGCTGGACAAGAAGCTGCAACTGCTCGCCGAGTACGCCGAGTTCCACGTCAACATTAATTCCGTGGTCGGGGGCGGCATCAAGAACCCGCAGGATGCGCTGGTGGTCGGGCAGCGCGCAGTGCAGCTGGGATTCACCTCCACCGTCGGCATCATTCACAACGGCGACGGTCAACTGCAGCCGCTGGATCCGGTGGAACGCGCCGTGTACCACGAGATGAAGAAGCTGGAAAAGGGCAGCTACTCGCGCATCAACGGCTTCCAGGACAACATCGCTAACGGCCGCCCCAACCAGTGGCGCTGCCGCGCCGGCGGAAGGTACTTGTACATCTGCGAAGACGGCCTGGTGCACTACTGCTCGCAACAGCGCGGCTACCCGGCCAAGCCGCTGATGCAGTACACGCTGGCCGACGTCCGCCGCGAATACTACACGGAAAAAAGCTGCGCCCCGCACTGCACGGTTTCGTGCGTACACCAGGTCTCCTACCTCGATTACTTCCGTGCCCCGCAGAAGATCACCGCCATTCCGCCCTCGCCCAACGAGGCGCCGGACCTGGTGCAGATCCAGTCTGATTAG
- the tdh gene encoding L-threonine 3-dehydrogenase: MPDTMQAVMKPEAKPGAEIREVKIPGFGRTDVLVKVNVASVCGTDLHIYEWDRWAAGRIHPPLIPGHEFCGTVVAYGDEVTSVKQGDFVSAEMHVACGKCLQCRIGEAHICQNVKILGVDANGAFAEYVVIPESNIWKLDAAIPQEYASILDPLGNAVHTVLAGEIAAKTVAITGTGPIGLFAIAVARACGATQVFAIEVNQYRRRIAKEMKADYVLDPSTQDVRQIVMDLTGGVGVDVVCEMAGHPEAIRTAFNIVRRGGRISLLGLTSKPIALNFSEDIIFKGITVQGINGRRMYQTWYQMTALLKAGKLDLHPVITDKLAMKDFNKGMERLKTGEASKILLYPNGAR; the protein is encoded by the coding sequence ATGCCGGACACGATGCAGGCGGTCATGAAGCCGGAGGCCAAGCCGGGCGCCGAAATCCGCGAGGTCAAAATTCCCGGGTTTGGGCGCACCGACGTGCTGGTCAAGGTCAACGTCGCCAGCGTCTGCGGCACCGACCTGCACATTTACGAGTGGGACCGCTGGGCCGCCGGCCGCATTCATCCGCCGCTGATTCCTGGGCACGAATTCTGCGGCACCGTGGTGGCTTACGGCGACGAGGTCACCAGCGTCAAGCAGGGCGACTTCGTCTCGGCCGAGATGCATGTGGCCTGCGGCAAGTGCCTGCAGTGCCGGATCGGCGAAGCGCACATCTGCCAGAACGTGAAAATTCTCGGCGTGGACGCCAACGGAGCCTTCGCCGAATACGTGGTCATTCCGGAGTCGAATATCTGGAAGCTTGACGCGGCGATCCCGCAGGAATATGCGTCCATCCTCGACCCTCTGGGCAATGCGGTCCACACCGTGCTGGCGGGTGAAATCGCCGCCAAGACGGTGGCGATCACCGGCACCGGCCCCATCGGGCTATTCGCCATCGCGGTGGCACGCGCGTGCGGCGCGACCCAGGTGTTCGCCATCGAGGTGAACCAGTACCGGCGCAGGATCGCCAAGGAAATGAAGGCGGACTACGTGCTCGATCCTTCCACGCAAGACGTGCGTCAGATCGTGATGGACCTGACCGGCGGCGTCGGTGTGGACGTGGTGTGCGAGATGGCCGGGCACCCGGAAGCGATCCGGACAGCGTTCAACATTGTGCGCCGTGGCGGACGCATATCCCTGCTGGGGCTGACCTCGAAGCCGATCGCGCTGAATTTTTCCGAAGACATCATTTTCAAGGGCATCACCGTGCAGGGCATCAACGGCCGGCGCATGTACCAGACGTGGTACCAGATGACCGCGCTGCTCAAGGCGGGCAAGCTCGACCTGCACCCGGTGATCACCGACAAGCTGGCGATGAAGGACTTCAACAAGGGCATGGAGCGGTTGAAGACCGGCGAGGCCAGCAAGATCCTGCTGTATCCCAATGGGGCGCGCTGA
- a CDS encoding glycine C-acetyltransferase, translating into MPTSTRTNPLSYLSDELTELKNKGTYFHLRVLQDEQAPECTFDGKHVINLASNNYLGLTTHPKLREAALEATRKYGVGSGAVRTIAGTMKVHMELEEKIARFKNVEASVVFQSGFTANAGTVSAVLGKEDFIISDELNHASIIDGARLSRAKILVFRHKDTAHAEEQLKSVAKEAGRKLLITDGVFSMDGDIAPLPALCDVAQKYGAIMMVDDAHSSGVLGKNGRGTIDHFGVHGRVDIQVGTLSKAIGALGGYVCGTRDLIEFLYHRGRPFLFSTSHPPSVAATCIAAFEVLEQEPERIEKLWENTRYFKKELGNLGFDIGGRNTPKSETPITPIITGEGRLAMEFSRELFKDGVMATGIAFPTVPEGKARIRTIMTATHTRLELDKALEVLARVGKRLGIIS; encoded by the coding sequence ATGCCGACTTCTACCCGCACCAACCCGCTCTCCTATCTCTCCGATGAACTCACAGAGCTGAAGAACAAGGGCACGTACTTCCACCTGCGGGTCCTGCAGGACGAGCAGGCGCCGGAGTGCACCTTCGACGGCAAGCACGTCATCAACCTGGCCTCCAACAATTACCTCGGCCTGACCACCCACCCCAAGCTGCGCGAGGCGGCACTGGAGGCGACCCGCAAGTACGGCGTGGGGTCCGGTGCGGTGCGCACCATCGCCGGCACCATGAAGGTTCACATGGAGCTGGAGGAAAAGATTGCCCGCTTCAAGAACGTGGAAGCCAGTGTCGTCTTCCAGTCGGGATTTACGGCGAATGCGGGCACGGTTTCGGCGGTGCTGGGCAAAGAAGATTTCATTATTTCCGACGAGTTGAACCATGCCTCGATCATCGATGGCGCGCGGCTCTCGCGGGCAAAAATCCTGGTCTTCCGCCACAAGGATACGGCGCACGCCGAGGAGCAATTGAAGTCGGTGGCGAAAGAGGCCGGGCGCAAGCTGCTGATCACCGACGGCGTGTTTTCCATGGATGGCGACATCGCGCCGCTGCCGGCCTTGTGCGATGTGGCACAGAAATACGGCGCCATCATGATGGTGGATGATGCCCACTCCTCGGGCGTGTTGGGAAAGAATGGGCGCGGCACGATCGATCATTTTGGCGTGCACGGCCGCGTCGATATCCAGGTGGGCACGCTCTCCAAGGCCATCGGAGCGCTTGGCGGCTATGTCTGCGGCACTCGCGACTTGATTGAGTTCCTCTATCACCGCGGGCGTCCGTTCCTGTTCTCGACCTCGCACCCGCCCTCGGTCGCGGCCACCTGCATTGCGGCATTTGAGGTGCTGGAGCAGGAACCGGAGCGCATCGAAAAATTGTGGGAGAACACCCGCTACTTCAAGAAAGAACTCGGCAACCTCGGCTTCGATATCGGCGGCCGCAACACCCCGAAGAGCGAAACCCCGATCACGCCCATCATTACCGGCGAAGGCCGGCTGGCGATGGAGTTTTCCCGCGAGCTGTTCAAAGACGGCGTGATGGCCACGGGCATCGCCTTCCCCACCGTGCCCGAAGGCAAGGCGCGCATTCGCACCATCATGACCGCCACCCACACGCGCCTGGAACTGGACAAAGCGCTGGAGGTTCTGGCGCGGGTAGGCAAGCGGCTGGGGATTATTTCGTAG